A genomic window from Candidatus Kouleothrix ribensis includes:
- a CDS encoding carbohydrate ABC transporter substrate-binding protein, protein MRKKSFSLVVLAMLASMILAACGGGTAATPTQAPAPAEQPTAAAAPTAAPAEPTAAPAEPTAAPAEPTAAPAEPAAGSTAMADLEKNAANISQELADAFAGKFKGTKVTMTGPFVDADANKFADAVKAFEDKTGIDIQYEGSKEFEATISARVDGGNPPDIADFPQPGLAASFTQAGKVPDVSKYIKAEWLKQNYTQSYLDIATLPGQSGTIMAGVWHRAFPKSLVWYPKAAFDAAGYKVPTTWEELTALMDQIVADGDTPWCIGIESGAATGWPATDWTEEMMLRTTSLENYDKWVKGELKFSDPAVKNAVQKWSDIWFNDKYVYGGRAKIVTTNFGDAPKAMFDKPDPKCWLHKQGSFITSFFPEGVKGGTDYGVFYLPPLDPQYGKPVLFSGDLMVPFADRPEVRAVESFFSSGASLESWVKAGGATSPHKDSKLEWYSNDTDRSVADILLKAESVRFDASDLMPGVVGAGTFWKGMTDYVAGTVDLDKALEEIQAGWANVK, encoded by the coding sequence ATGCGAAAGAAGAGCTTTTCGCTTGTCGTGCTCGCCATGCTGGCCAGCATGATTCTGGCCGCATGTGGCGGTGGCACAGCTGCGACCCCAACACAGGCTCCCGCCCCGGCCGAGCAGCCCACCGCTGCAGCCGCGCCCACGGCCGCGCCGGCCGAACCGACTGCCGCCCCGGCTGAACCAACTGCCGCCCCAGCCGAACCGACTGCCGCCCCGGCCGAACCGGCCGCCGGCAGCACGGCGATGGCCGACCTCGAGAAGAACGCGGCCAACATTAGCCAGGAACTAGCCGACGCCTTCGCCGGCAAGTTCAAGGGCACCAAGGTAACCATGACCGGCCCGTTCGTTGACGCCGACGCGAACAAGTTCGCCGACGCCGTGAAGGCATTCGAGGACAAGACCGGCATCGACATTCAGTACGAAGGCTCGAAAGAGTTCGAGGCCACCATCTCGGCCCGCGTCGACGGCGGCAACCCGCCCGACATCGCCGACTTCCCGCAGCCGGGCCTGGCGGCCAGCTTTACCCAGGCCGGCAAGGTGCCCGATGTCAGCAAGTACATCAAGGCCGAGTGGCTGAAGCAGAACTACACCCAGAGCTACCTCGACATCGCCACCCTGCCGGGCCAGAGCGGCACGATCATGGCCGGTGTGTGGCACCGCGCCTTCCCCAAGAGCCTGGTGTGGTACCCCAAGGCGGCCTTCGACGCCGCCGGCTATAAGGTTCCCACCACCTGGGAAGAGCTGACCGCGCTGATGGACCAGATCGTCGCCGACGGCGATACCCCCTGGTGTATCGGGATCGAGTCGGGCGCGGCCACCGGCTGGCCGGCCACCGACTGGACCGAGGAAATGATGCTGCGCACCACCTCGCTCGAAAACTACGACAAGTGGGTCAAGGGCGAGCTGAAATTCAGCGACCCGGCGGTCAAGAATGCCGTGCAGAAGTGGTCGGATATCTGGTTCAACGACAAGTACGTCTACGGCGGGCGCGCCAAGATCGTCACCACCAACTTCGGCGACGCGCCCAAGGCCATGTTCGACAAGCCCGACCCCAAGTGCTGGCTGCACAAGCAGGGCAGCTTCATCACCAGCTTCTTCCCCGAAGGCGTAAAGGGCGGCACCGACTACGGCGTCTTCTACCTGCCGCCGCTCGACCCGCAGTATGGCAAACCGGTGCTGTTCTCGGGCGACCTGATGGTGCCGTTCGCCGACCGGCCCGAGGTGCGTGCGGTCGAGTCGTTCTTCAGCTCGGGTGCCTCGCTTGAGAGCTGGGTCAAGGCCGGTGGCGCAACCTCGCCGCACAAAGACTCGAAGCTCGAGTGGTACTCGAATGATACCGACAGATCGGTGGCCGACATTCTGCTGAAGGCCGAGAGCGTGCGCTTCGACGCTTCCGACCTGATGCCGGGTGTCGTGGGCGCCGGTACCTTCTGGAAAGGCATGACCGACTACGTCGCGGGCACGGTTGATCTGGACAAGGCCCTGGAAGAGATCCAGGCTGGCTGGGCCAACGTCAAGTAG
- a CDS encoding sugar ABC transporter permease yields MARLTEIEPRRGAATEEGSIGRIAVAVLVLAATLAAIWFGFIFLRDSQTTVSKFVTTIIAIIWGVGGVAALFFSANLLIEQFGETAKSYLRPFVFVGPAVFMLGWFLFLPTLRTIYLSFFNNDSTEFVGLQNYIFAFTDRGMIESFRNNLLWMFFGTAGCVIFGLVIAVLADRSKFESLAKAMIFMPMAISFVGAGVIWRFIYYYSPPGEPQIGLLNAIVTGLGGQPQAWTSLVQPWNNLFLVVIMIWLQTGFAMVIFSSAIKGIPSDILEASRVDGATEWQVFFQIMIPAIQSTIITVTTTIVIFSLKIFDVVIVMTGGQYGTHVIATQFYRQFFTNRDFGRGAAIAIILLIAVSPVIMYNLRQLNKQEGFR; encoded by the coding sequence ATGGCACGATTAACGGAGATCGAGCCGCGACGTGGGGCGGCAACTGAAGAGGGTAGCATAGGTCGGATCGCGGTGGCGGTTCTCGTGTTGGCCGCGACGCTGGCGGCGATCTGGTTTGGCTTCATCTTCCTGCGCGACAGCCAGACGACAGTGTCGAAGTTTGTCACGACCATCATCGCCATTATTTGGGGTGTTGGGGGCGTGGCGGCGCTGTTCTTCTCGGCCAACCTGCTGATCGAGCAGTTCGGCGAAACGGCCAAAAGCTACCTGCGGCCTTTCGTGTTCGTTGGCCCGGCCGTATTCATGTTGGGCTGGTTCCTGTTTCTGCCAACCCTGCGCACGATCTACCTTAGCTTCTTCAACAACGACTCAACCGAGTTCGTCGGGCTGCAGAACTACATCTTCGCCTTCACCGATCGCGGCATGATCGAGTCGTTCCGTAACAACTTACTCTGGATGTTCTTCGGCACCGCCGGCTGTGTAATCTTCGGCTTAGTGATCGCCGTGCTGGCCGACCGCAGCAAGTTCGAGTCGCTGGCCAAGGCCATGATCTTCATGCCCATGGCGATCTCGTTCGTCGGCGCCGGCGTGATCTGGCGTTTCATCTACTACTACTCGCCGCCAGGCGAGCCGCAGATCGGCCTGCTGAATGCGATTGTCACCGGCCTGGGCGGCCAGCCGCAAGCCTGGACGAGCCTGGTGCAGCCGTGGAACAACCTGTTCCTGGTGGTGATCATGATCTGGCTGCAGACCGGCTTCGCGATGGTGATCTTCTCCTCGGCGATCAAGGGCATCCCCAGCGACATCCTCGAGGCCTCGCGCGTCGACGGCGCGACCGAGTGGCAGGTGTTCTTCCAGATCATGATCCCGGCCATCCAGAGCACGATCATCACCGTCACAACCACGATCGTGATCTTCTCGCTGAAGATCTTCGATGTGGTGATCGTCATGACCGGCGGCCAGTATGGCACACATGTGATCGCGACGCAGTTCTACCGCCAGTTTTTCACCAACCGCGACTTTGGCCGTGGCGCGGCGATTGCGATCATTTTGCTGATCGCAGTGTCGCCGGTGATCATGTATAACCTGCGGCAGCTGAACAAGCAGGAGGGCTTCCGATGA
- a CDS encoding carbohydrate ABC transporter permease, with protein sequence MSTQAISTPRARAASKRRQELLGTLFVNISLAVICLLWTIPTFGLFVSSFRPRDDISTSGWWAIFPHNEFGTDRVIELPRTIALDQPIALPDLNTTVTDAQLQSGVTLPSGQRVQWESRRRRTVAVQTSQIRADTNFTLENYRTVLTGQTRDLDGTVKNDAGTNFANPFLNSVAVAIPATVIPILMAAFAAYGFAWMRFPGRKILFTIIVALLVVPLQIALVPILRDYVGLGINGTFLAVWLAHTGFGLPLATYLLYNYISELPREILESAFLDGATPFTIFTRLILPLSTPALASFAIFQFLWVWNDYLVALIFIGSTPNVQLLTMRLADIVGSRGQDWHLLTAGAFISMLLPLTVFFSLQRFFVRGLMAGSVKG encoded by the coding sequence ATGAGTACTCAGGCCATCAGTACACCACGGGCGCGTGCCGCCAGCAAGCGCCGCCAAGAGCTGCTCGGCACCCTGTTTGTGAACATCTCGCTGGCGGTGATCTGCTTGCTGTGGACGATCCCAACCTTCGGGCTATTCGTCTCGTCGTTCCGCCCGCGCGATGATATCAGCACCAGCGGATGGTGGGCGATCTTCCCACACAACGAGTTCGGCACCGACCGCGTGATCGAGCTGCCGCGCACGATCGCGCTCGACCAGCCGATCGCGCTGCCCGACCTGAACACAACCGTGACTGATGCGCAGCTCCAAAGCGGGGTGACTCTGCCGAGCGGCCAGCGCGTGCAGTGGGAGAGCCGCCGGCGGCGTACGGTGGCAGTACAGACCAGCCAGATCCGTGCGGATACGAACTTTACGCTCGAGAACTACCGCACTGTGCTGACCGGCCAGACGCGTGACCTTGACGGCACTGTTAAAAACGATGCCGGCACCAACTTCGCCAACCCGTTTCTGAATTCGGTCGCAGTGGCCATCCCCGCGACGGTCATCCCGATTTTGATGGCGGCGTTCGCGGCCTATGGCTTCGCCTGGATGCGCTTCCCTGGGCGCAAGATCCTGTTCACAATCATCGTGGCGCTGCTGGTGGTGCCGCTACAGATCGCGCTGGTGCCGATCTTGCGCGACTACGTGGGCCTGGGGATCAACGGCACCTTCCTGGCGGTCTGGCTGGCACACACTGGCTTTGGCCTGCCGCTGGCCACCTACCTGCTGTACAACTACATCAGCGAGCTGCCGCGCGAGATCCTCGAGTCGGCCTTTCTCGACGGCGCAACGCCATTCACGATCTTCACACGGCTGATCTTGCCGCTCTCGACCCCGGCGCTGGCCTCGTTCGCGATCTTCCAGTTTCTATGGGTCTGGAACGACTACCTGGTGGCGCTGATCTTCATCGGCTCGACGCCGAATGTGCAACTGCTGACCATGCGCCTGGCCGATATTGTCGGCTCGCGCGGGCAGGATTGGCACCTGCTCACGGCCGGCGCGTTCATCTCGATGCTGCTGCCGCTAACGGTGTTCTTCTCGCTGCAGCGCTTCTTTGTGCGCGGCCTGATGGCCGGCTCGGTCAAGGGCTAA
- a CDS encoding aldo/keto reductase yields the protein MLEANRQLGRTSLRVSALGLGLAALGRPGYINLGHAADLGHDYDVAAMQARAHAVLDAAWRAGVRYFDVARSYGRAEAFLGSWLRARQVAPGTVAIGSKWGYTYTAGWQIDAVAHEVKDHTLPVLERQWHESQANLGGYLGLYQIHSATLESGVLTNAPVCAELARLKRAGLAIGLSLSGVAQAATLDRALDTRVDGVRLFDCVQATWNLLERSAGPALERVHAAGMGVIVKEALANGRLTARNVDPAFSAQRTLLERHAARLGCRLDALALAAALAQPWASVVLSGATSAEQLASNLRAAEVAWDAEAAAELAGLAEPPAQYWATRARLPWN from the coding sequence ATGCTAGAAGCGAATCGGCAGCTGGGCCGCACCAGCCTGCGCGTCTCGGCGCTGGGCCTGGGCCTGGCCGCGCTGGGCCGGCCCGGCTACATCAACCTGGGCCATGCGGCCGACCTGGGCCACGACTACGATGTTGCCGCGATGCAGGCGCGCGCCCATGCTGTGCTCGACGCAGCCTGGCGCGCGGGCGTACGCTACTTCGACGTAGCACGCTCGTACGGGCGCGCCGAAGCGTTCCTGGGCAGCTGGTTGCGCGCGCGCCAGGTCGCGCCTGGCACAGTAGCGATTGGCTCAAAGTGGGGCTACACCTACACCGCCGGCTGGCAGATCGACGCTGTGGCCCACGAGGTCAAAGACCACACCCTGCCGGTGCTCGAGCGCCAGTGGCACGAGAGCCAGGCCAACCTGGGTGGCTACCTGGGGCTATACCAGATCCATTCGGCCACGCTCGAGAGCGGCGTGCTCACCAATGCGCCGGTGTGTGCCGAGCTGGCGCGGCTCAAGCGCGCCGGCCTGGCGATCGGCCTGTCGCTGAGCGGCGTGGCCCAGGCTGCCACGCTCGATCGCGCGCTTGATACGCGCGTCGACGGCGTGCGCCTGTTCGATTGCGTGCAGGCCACCTGGAACCTGCTCGAGCGCTCGGCCGGCCCGGCGCTTGAGCGTGTACACGCCGCCGGCATGGGCGTGATCGTCAAAGAGGCACTGGCCAATGGCCGGCTGACTGCACGGAACGTCGACCCAGCCTTCAGCGCGCAGCGCACACTGCTCGAGCGGCATGCAGCGCGGCTGGGCTGCCGCCTCGACGCACTGGCGCTGGCTGCGGCGCTGGCCCAGCCGTGGGCCAGCGTGGTGCTGAGCGGGGCCACCAGCGCCGAACAGCTCGCCTCGAACCTGCGCGCGGCCGAGGTGGCCTGGGACGCCGAGGCCGCAGCCGAGCTGGCCGGGCTGGCCGAGCCGCCCGCGCAGTACTGGGCCACGCGCGCGCGGCTACCCTGGAATTAG
- a CDS encoding PIG-L family deacetylase, with product MSMIPTPQRVLAVMAHPDDIEFMAGGLVARWARAGAELHYCLLTDGNSGSRDPNLTPAALAELRRAEQRAAGAIFGVAGYTFLGHPDGRLVADIGLRLEIARTIRRVRPDTVLTCDPRFTYSPNYINHPDHRAAAEATLAAIMPIANTRLAALELLDEGLEPHDVATVYLAIPDRATLWVPLEPADFDTKIAAMQAHVSQIGGWDAGGMIRQFAVATAEEARRNGIECELAEAYVQITLRQPQPE from the coding sequence ATGAGCATGATCCCGACACCGCAGCGTGTGCTGGCGGTGATGGCCCACCCCGACGACATCGAATTCATGGCCGGTGGGCTGGTGGCGCGCTGGGCACGTGCCGGCGCCGAGCTACACTACTGCCTGCTGACCGATGGCAACAGCGGCAGCCGCGACCCCAACCTGACGCCGGCGGCGCTGGCCGAGCTGCGCCGGGCCGAGCAGCGCGCGGCCGGCGCGATCTTCGGCGTGGCTGGCTACACATTCCTCGGGCACCCCGACGGACGCCTGGTGGCCGATATTGGCCTGCGGCTCGAGATCGCCCGCACCATCCGGCGCGTACGGCCCGACACCGTGCTGACCTGCGACCCGCGCTTTACCTACTCGCCGAACTATATCAACCACCCCGACCACCGCGCCGCCGCCGAGGCCACGCTCGCGGCGATCATGCCGATCGCCAACACTCGCCTGGCCGCGCTCGAGCTGCTCGACGAAGGCCTCGAGCCGCACGATGTCGCAACGGTGTACCTGGCCATCCCCGACCGCGCGACGCTGTGGGTGCCGCTCGAGCCGGCCGATTTCGACACCAAGATCGCCGCCATGCAGGCGCATGTCAGCCAGATCGGCGGCTGGGACGCGGGTGGCATGATCCGCCAGTTCGCGGTGGCCACGGCCGAAGAGGCGCGCCGCAACGGTATCGAGTGCGAGCTGGCCGAGGCGTACGTGCAGATTACCTTGCGCCAGCCGCAGCCCGAGTAG
- a CDS encoding citrate synthase, protein MPTDTLTVTDNRTGLSYEIPIADGAIRASDLRQLKLGPADYGLMSYDPAFTNTASTKSAITYLDGDEGILRYRGYPIEQLAEQSTHLETAYLILNGQLPSAAQLHDWEQQIKQHWFIHENIKHLIDAFRHDAHPMGMFISAVGASSSFHPESAEIFNPAIRNQQIVRLIAEVPTIAACSYRHIRGLPVVYPDDELSYAGNFLSMMFRRAELRYKPNPVLERALDVLFILHADHEQNCSTNTMRAIGSAHADPYVALAGAAAALYGPLHGGANEAVVRMLTKIGSTSNIPEFIASVKRGEGKLMGFGHRVYKNFDPRGKIVKQLAYEVFEVTGRSPLLDVALELERIALEDEYFITRKLYPNVDFYSGLIYQAMGLPTPFFPVLFAIPRTVGWLAQWTELLTDPEQKIARPRQVYTGEQARDYTPIAQRG, encoded by the coding sequence ATGCCGACGGACACACTGACAGTTACCGACAACCGGACTGGCCTGTCGTACGAGATCCCAATCGCCGACGGGGCCATCCGCGCCAGCGACCTGCGCCAGCTCAAGCTCGGCCCGGCCGATTATGGGCTGATGAGTTATGATCCGGCCTTCACCAACACCGCATCGACCAAGAGCGCGATCACCTATCTCGACGGCGACGAGGGCATTTTGCGGTACCGTGGCTACCCGATCGAGCAGTTGGCCGAACAGAGCACACACCTCGAAACCGCGTACCTGATCTTGAATGGCCAGCTGCCGAGCGCCGCGCAGCTGCACGATTGGGAGCAGCAGATCAAGCAGCACTGGTTCATCCACGAGAACATCAAGCACCTGATCGATGCCTTCCGCCACGACGCACATCCAATGGGCATGTTCATCAGCGCCGTCGGGGCCTCGTCGAGCTTTCACCCCGAGTCGGCCGAGATCTTCAACCCGGCTATTCGCAACCAACAGATTGTGCGGCTGATCGCCGAGGTGCCGACGATCGCAGCCTGCTCGTACCGGCATATTCGCGGCCTGCCGGTGGTGTACCCCGACGACGAGCTGAGCTACGCCGGCAACTTCCTGAGCATGATGTTCAGGCGCGCCGAGCTGCGCTATAAGCCCAACCCAGTGCTCGAGCGCGCGCTCGACGTGCTGTTTATTCTGCACGCCGACCACGAGCAGAACTGCAGCACCAACACCATGCGCGCGATCGGCTCGGCCCACGCCGACCCATATGTGGCGCTGGCTGGCGCCGCCGCCGCCCTGTATGGCCCGCTGCACGGCGGCGCAAACGAGGCGGTGGTGCGCATGCTTACCAAGATCGGCAGCACCAGCAACATCCCCGAGTTTATCGCGAGCGTGAAGCGCGGCGAGGGCAAGCTGATGGGCTTCGGCCACCGCGTGTATAAGAACTTCGACCCGCGCGGCAAGATCGTCAAGCAGCTGGCCTACGAGGTATTCGAGGTGACCGGCCGCAGCCCGCTGCTCGACGTGGCGCTCGAGCTTGAGCGGATCGCGCTCGAGGACGAGTACTTCATCACGCGCAAGCTCTACCCGAATGTCGATTTCTACTCGGGCCTGATCTACCAGGCCATGGGCCTGCCCACGCCGTTCTTCCCGGTGCTGTTCGCCATCCCCCGCACCGTCGGCTGGCTGGCCCAGTGGACCGAGCTGCTCACCGATCCCGAGCAGAAGATCGCCCGGCCGCGCCAGGTGTACACCGGCGAGCAGGCCCGCGATTACACGCCGATCGCCCAGCGCGGCTGA
- the ppk1 gene encoding polyphosphate kinase 1: MAIASEIAHSSELLNTYPDLPSYINRELSWLEFNRRVLEEALDERHPLLERVKFLSIFGTNLDEFFMIRVAGIKQQVAAGVVGRSPDGMTPTEQLTAIRRVVGSMIEQHRAGWLNDIQLRLRAQGIHVLDYDELDEHQRARCKDYFEREVFPVLTPLAFDPSHPFPQISNLSINLAVVINDPEEGELFARVKVPAVLPRLIPISGGACDSPDHIPPERRHCFVWLDQVIAKNVDALFPGMAVTEVYVFRITRNADVEIQEEEAADLLRTIEQGVRRRRFGAVVRLTIQHDMPQRIRDLLLVNLKLTPDDVYEVDGPLGMSDLMLLTKIDRPDLKDPPLYPKPPVMLRHARSSAEIFGAIRQQDILLHHPYDSFQPLVELIEAAAEDPEVLAIKQTLYRVGSNSPIVKALMHARDQDKQVTVLVELKARFDEENNITWARALERAGVHVVYGLVGLKTHAKIALVVRREYDGLRRYVHLGTGNYNAGTARVYTDLGILTCRPDIGADVSDLFNFLTGYSRQVRYRKLLVAPVNLRERLSWLIEREIAHAASGRGGQLIFKLNSLVDPAVINLLYQASAVGVQCDLVVRGICCLRPGVPGLSEHIRVRSVVGRFLEHSRIFYFENGGEPEVYLGSADLMQRNLDRRVETLFPIEDPAMVAHIRTDLLAVYLHDNTRARLLQPDGSYLRAQPRPAEKPVDSQALFAAGREIPPE; this comes from the coding sequence ATGGCGATTGCCTCTGAGATAGCTCATTCATCAGAGCTACTGAACACCTACCCCGATCTGCCCAGCTACATCAACCGTGAGCTCAGCTGGCTCGAGTTCAATCGCCGTGTCCTCGAAGAGGCACTCGACGAGCGCCATCCGCTGCTCGAGCGGGTGAAATTTCTCTCGATCTTCGGCACCAACCTCGACGAATTCTTCATGATCCGCGTGGCCGGTATCAAGCAGCAGGTCGCCGCCGGTGTAGTCGGCCGCTCACCCGACGGCATGACCCCCACCGAGCAGCTCACCGCAATCCGCCGGGTGGTTGGCAGCATGATCGAGCAGCATCGCGCCGGTTGGCTGAACGACATCCAGCTGCGGCTGCGCGCCCAGGGCATCCACGTGCTCGATTACGACGAGCTCGACGAGCACCAGCGCGCCCGCTGCAAAGACTACTTCGAGCGCGAGGTCTTCCCGGTGCTCACGCCGCTGGCATTCGACCCCAGCCACCCGTTCCCGCAGATCTCGAACCTGAGTATCAACCTGGCAGTCGTAATCAACGACCCTGAAGAGGGCGAGCTGTTTGCGCGCGTGAAGGTGCCGGCCGTGCTGCCGCGCCTGATCCCGATCAGCGGCGGAGCCTGCGATAGCCCCGATCATATTCCGCCCGAGCGCCGCCACTGCTTTGTGTGGCTCGATCAGGTGATCGCTAAGAATGTCGATGCGCTCTTCCCTGGCATGGCCGTGACGGAAGTATACGTCTTCCGCATCACGCGTAACGCCGATGTCGAAATCCAGGAAGAAGAGGCCGCCGACCTGCTGCGTACGATCGAGCAGGGCGTGCGCCGCCGGCGCTTTGGCGCGGTGGTGCGCCTGACCATCCAGCACGATATGCCGCAGCGCATCCGCGACTTGCTGCTGGTGAACTTGAAGCTCACGCCCGATGATGTCTACGAGGTCGATGGGCCGCTCGGTATGTCCGACCTGATGCTGCTGACCAAGATCGACCGCCCCGATCTGAAGGATCCGCCGCTCTACCCCAAGCCGCCGGTGATGCTGCGCCACGCGCGCAGCAGCGCCGAAATCTTCGGCGCCATCCGCCAGCAAGACATCCTGCTGCACCACCCGTACGACTCGTTCCAACCGCTGGTCGAGCTGATCGAGGCAGCCGCCGAGGATCCCGAGGTGCTGGCAATCAAGCAGACGCTCTATCGCGTCGGCAGCAATTCGCCGATCGTCAAGGCGCTCATGCACGCGCGCGACCAGGACAAACAGGTGACGGTGCTGGTTGAGCTGAAGGCGCGCTTCGACGAAGAAAACAACATCACCTGGGCGCGCGCGCTCGAGCGTGCCGGCGTGCATGTGGTGTATGGGCTGGTTGGGCTGAAGACGCACGCCAAGATCGCGCTGGTGGTGCGCCGTGAGTACGATGGCCTGCGCCGCTATGTACACCTGGGCACCGGCAATTACAACGCCGGCACCGCGCGCGTCTATACCGACCTGGGCATCCTGACATGCCGGCCCGACATTGGCGCCGATGTCTCCGATCTGTTCAACTTCCTCACTGGCTACTCGCGCCAGGTGCGCTACCGCAAGCTGCTGGTGGCGCCAGTGAACCTGCGCGAGCGCTTGAGCTGGCTGATCGAGCGCGAGATCGCCCACGCCGCAAGTGGGCGCGGCGGGCAGCTGATCTTCAAGCTCAACTCGCTGGTCGACCCGGCCGTGATCAATCTGCTCTACCAGGCCTCGGCTGTTGGCGTACAGTGCGATCTGGTGGTGCGCGGGATCTGCTGCCTGCGGCCAGGCGTGCCCGGCCTGAGCGAGCACATCCGCGTGCGCAGCGTGGTCGGCCGCTTCCTCGAGCACAGCCGGATCTTCTACTTCGAGAATGGCGGCGAGCCCGAGGTGTACCTTGGCAGCGCCGACCTGATGCAGCGCAACCTCGACCGGCGCGTCGAGACGCTCTTCCCGATCGAGGATCCGGCCATGGTCGCGCATATTCGCACCGATCTGCTGGCGGTGTACCTGCACGACAACACGCGCGCACGCTTGCTCCAGCCCGACGGATCATACCTGCGCGCGCAGCCCAGGCCGGCCGAAAAGCCGGTCGATAGCCAGGCCCTGTTTGCGGCCGGGCGCGAGATTCCGCCCGAGTAA
- the thpR gene encoding RNA 2',3'-cyclic phosphodiesterase has product MDTYRLFIAAPLPATVKAALVVAQQRFRRGGAPIKWAAPETMHLTLRFLGETAPNLLPALSAAIGQACAAFRAFRLSLTQIGAFPNLRQPTVVWAGVGGDTTTLTQLAAALDPSLAALGFTSERRPFRPHLTLGRARREATPTAIERLGDLLRALPQLPPIEWEIHEIMLFRSELRPAGAIYSAIAAYRLQDE; this is encoded by the coding sequence ATGGATACCTACCGTCTCTTCATTGCCGCGCCACTGCCGGCCACGGTCAAGGCCGCGCTGGTAGTCGCGCAGCAGCGCTTCCGGCGTGGCGGCGCACCAATCAAGTGGGCGGCGCCCGAAACCATGCACCTGACACTACGCTTCCTGGGCGAGACGGCGCCGAATCTACTGCCGGCGCTCAGCGCGGCGATCGGCCAGGCCTGTGCGGCATTTCGTGCCTTTCGGCTAAGCCTGACGCAGATCGGCGCATTCCCAAACCTGCGCCAGCCCACCGTCGTATGGGCCGGCGTCGGCGGCGACACCACCACGCTGACGCAATTGGCGGCGGCGCTCGACCCATCGTTGGCCGCACTCGGCTTCACATCCGAGCGCCGGCCATTTCGCCCGCACCTGACGCTCGGGCGCGCCCGCCGCGAGGCCACCCCCACCGCGATCGAGCGGCTCGGCGACCTGCTGCGTGCGCTGCCGCAGCTGCCACCGATCGAGTGGGAAATCCATGAGATCATGCTGTTCCGCAGCGAACTACGACCGGCCGGAGCGATCTATAGCGCGATTGCAGCCTATAGATTGCAGGATGAATGA
- a CDS encoding AI-2E family transporter, with product MLADRLPRILIWLLIVSVSVYLLERVFFLTALFATPLLLFSLAWLVALVLKPLVDWMTQLVLPVPFTARRTAAKAAAPTWQLPRGIAVSLVYVAIIALGVVLVISLVPVIGPQLIGVDETLPSAVNEISGWITGFESELRRVGFRGDLERIAQPEALAQQAATVGSTLIQQSLGLASSIATVMIDLILVIILSYYITLDGPRIALRILEVLPAAWRADTVRFFTIVNHTFGGFLRAQLIQGFIYGMATALVMTALGLNYVALASVIASIIVLVPIIGSVLGIIPPLLIAIIDKPGSILPLLLILAMVQQVLFNMIMPRLMGRIVGLHPLLVFAAILVGATVAGGWGILFGIPIAGVIASVLQFIYGRATVGAEPQDDLRPEVRGEQRPAAGDRRSV from the coding sequence ATGTTGGCGGATCGCCTGCCACGCATACTGATCTGGCTGCTGATCGTGTCAGTCTCGGTTTACCTGCTCGAGCGGGTATTCTTCCTGACTGCACTGTTCGCTACGCCACTGCTGCTGTTTAGCCTGGCCTGGCTGGTGGCGCTGGTGCTGAAGCCGCTGGTCGACTGGATGACCCAGCTGGTACTGCCGGTGCCATTCACTGCGCGGCGCACAGCGGCGAAGGCAGCCGCCCCAACCTGGCAGCTGCCACGCGGTATTGCCGTGTCGCTGGTATATGTGGCGATCATCGCGCTGGGCGTCGTGCTGGTGATCTCGCTCGTGCCGGTGATCGGGCCACAGCTGATCGGCGTCGATGAGACGCTGCCGAGCGCGGTAAATGAGATCTCGGGCTGGATCACCGGGTTCGAGAGCGAGCTGCGCCGCGTGGGCTTCCGCGGCGATCTCGAGCGGATCGCGCAGCCCGAGGCGCTGGCCCAGCAGGCCGCGACCGTCGGCAGCACGCTGATTCAGCAGTCGCTTGGCCTGGCCAGCAGCATCGCCACGGTCATGATCGACCTGATTCTGGTGATCATCCTGAGCTACTACATCACGCTCGATGGCCCGCGGATCGCGCTGCGCATCCTCGAGGTGCTACCTGCGGCCTGGCGCGCCGATACCGTGCGCTTCTTTACGATCGTCAATCACACCTTCGGCGGGTTCCTGCGCGCACAGCTCATTCAGGGCTTCATCTACGGCATGGCCACGGCGCTGGTGATGACCGCACTGGGCCTGAACTATGTCGCGCTGGCCAGTGTGATCGCCTCGATCATTGTGCTCGTGCCGATCATCGGCAGCGTGCTGGGCATCATCCCGCCGCTGCTGATCGCGATCATCGACAAGCCGGGCAGCATCCTGCCGCTACTGCTGATCCTGGCGATGGTGCAGCAGGTGCTGTTCAACATGATCATGCCGCGCCTGATGGGCCGGATCGTCGGCCTGCACCCGCTGCTGGTCTTCGCCGCGATCCTGGTGGGCGCAACCGTGGCCGGCGGCTGGGGCATCCTGTTCGGCATCCCGATCGCCGGCGTGATCGCCTCGGTGCTCCAGTTCATCTATGGCCGTGCGACGGTTGGGGCCGAGCCGCAGGACGATCTGCGGCCCGAGGTGCGCGGCGAGCAGCGCCCGGCCGCTGGCGACCGGCGCTCGGTTTGA